One window from the genome of Schistocerca piceifrons isolate TAMUIC-IGC-003096 chromosome 1, iqSchPice1.1, whole genome shotgun sequence encodes:
- the LOC124789383 gene encoding gustatory receptor for sugar taste 43a-like, whose protein sequence is MGVVCGQLMRSTRPPAGSDAELEELATRAGQPGAAQAAGAEVRRLQRARMALHRCARLCSLHFGPALLLAVLGDFVVMTGTAYWLIVLTSQADKNADIVVNMYALTTGLCRHLMVCWVCSSAAERTDRARLLLSRLQPLLRPGPALGVLQLPVDRLRVSAMGFCDINLQTFTTTVCAAVTYLVILVQFHK, encoded by the coding sequence ATGGGCGTCGTCTGTGGTCAGCTGATGAGGAGTACCCGGCCACCGGCGGGCAGTGACGCTGAGCTGGAAGAACTGGCGACGCGCGCAGGACAGCCGGGGGCGGCGCAGGCGGCGGGAGCGGAGGTGCGGCGGCTGCAGCGCGCCAGGATGGCCCTCCACCGCTGCGCCCGCCTCTGCAGCCTGCACTTCGGACCCGCCCTGCTACTGGCCGTCTTGGGGGATTTCGTCGTCATGACTGGCACTGCCTATTGGCTCATAGTCTTGACATCACAAGCAGACAAGAATGCGGATATAGTCGTGAACATGTATGCCCTGACTACCGGTCTGTGTCGCCATCTGATGGTCTGCTGGGTGTGTTCCTCTGCGGCTGAGCGCACCGACAGAGCTCGCCTATTGCTGTCGAGACTGCAGCCCCTGCTACGTCCCGGGCCAGCACTCGGTGTTCTGCAACTTCCTGTGGACAGACTACGAGTTTCCGCCATGGGGTTTTGTGACATCAACCTCCAGACCTTCACAACCACTGTTTGTGCTGCAGTTACTTATCTCGTGATACTTGTTCAATTTCATAAGTAA